ATCAATGACAGCTCTAGACCTCGTGGAAAAGATACATGTTGTGATCAACGATCCGCTCGGAACAGCTGAAACAGCACTTCTCTACAAAAGACTCCCAATCAAACGCATAGTATCCTAGTAGCGTTCACTCGGCATCAGAAGTTGACGGTCAGGTAGTTATCCAGCGGGCCCCGGGATGGAGGGATTGTAGGCCGCAGCGGCTATAACAACCATAGGCCAGCTACGGCCCTCCCGGGGCCCATAACCCAGCTAGCATTACACCCCCTTATTTTCCCTCATCTAGGAATCGTGGCGCCAGGCAAACCGTGAATAGGGACTAAGAATGGGGGTCGGCGTGAGACTAGGCCAGTCATCCTTTCACCGCGAATACTAGAAGTCCTAGACTGCCCGCCTCTCCATCCCCCAGCAATACCTAGGGTAGCGGGCAGGCTTTAAATAGGATTTTTTATAGCCGGTTTAAAAGGGTGTGTTAGTGTGAGGTCTTCTGCCACTCAGCAGAGACAGGGTGAGGTACCCCAGGAGCCTAAGCCTACAGCAAATATCGAGAACATAGTCGCTACCGTGTCTCTTGACCAAACGCTCGATCTAAGAATGATAGAGAGAAGTATACTCACTGTAGAGTATAACCCAGAGCAGTTTCCCGGCCTTGTCTACCGCCTAGACTCGCCGAAGGTGACGGCACTCATATTCAAGTCTGGGAAGATGGTTGTCACGGGGGCTAAGAGCACCCAAGACCTCATAGAAGCCGTAAAGAAGATAGTACGCAGCCTCAAGAAGCATGGTATACAGATATACGGCAGGCCTAAGGTTCAGATACAGAACATAGTAGCATCAGCTAACCTCAACGTGTGCGTAGACCTTGAACGTGCAGCGCTCACGCTTGAAAACAGCATGTACGAGCCAGAGCAGTTTCCCGGCCTCATACACCGTATGGACGAGCCCCGCGTAGTGCTGCTAATATTCAGCTCCGGGAAGATGGTTATAACCGGTGCTAAACGCGAGGAAGAGGTCTACGAAGCAGTCAACAGAATATATGAAAAGCTGAAGAAGCTAAGAGCCATCCGTCCCTGTTAGCTGAAGCAGTCAAGAAAAGTCTACAGCTAGCCCGTCTCAAGAAGACCCCATTTCAAGGCAAAGCTGGCTATCTTTCGTGCAACTCTCCGAGAACGTGTCCGTACAGCTATGATATCTCCAAGATCTTCCACTATCACTTCGTCCTTGTGTGCCTCTAGGATAACATCAATACTCTTTTCCTGGCTCTTAGTCTTGCTGAGTAGTACGACATAGTATCCCCTAGGATCTGTCCTCTTAAGTATGTCCACTATTATCTTCTGTAGCCTCTTTTCCGTCATCACTATCACCCACTATGAGTTGTGGCGTGCCGGATAAAATCATGTCCATGTAGAACTTAATAGCAGTAAGTGCCCGCCCTTCTTCATACATATAGTGTGATATAACTTGTTCAATTGAAGCTACGGTTCTTTGCAACTCGCTACTAGGAGTGTTTGAAACGAGCTCGGCTACAGCGAGAAATCTTGCTACTGCAGCGAATAAGATAGGCTCGACCATGCCAAGTAATCGTTCAAGAGGTTCTCCTCCTAGCTCTAGCCCAGTGCGTAAGAGGCTAGCAACATTGTCCACAAGGTTTATCTCGTGCATGGCATACCTGGTCATAATGATTGATAAAGTTGCATAAACCTCTTCTGGAACCTTCTCGAGATGTGCAGACATGGCCTCCATAGCTTTATCAAAAACGATTTTGTTAAGCGAGTCCATCTGGCCAAAGAGAAAGACGAGATAAGCTTGGCCTCGTGGTGTATCACAGCCACCATGTGTCTCGGTGAATTCGATAGCTAGTCTGACGATATCGGTAAGAGACAGTTGTATACTCCCTTGTTCTATATCACGTTTCACGTATCTCGATAGCTCCCTTATGAAGTCTCTAACTAATGTAGTGCAGTCAACAGCGGTATTGCTGCTCATAGTCGCTGCACCAGCACTGCAGCGGGAGTCAATACAATTGCTCATAGCATAATAGATCTCAGCAACCTACCCTTCGGTCATCGGGCTCCCTCTCTTCATCGGGGTGTATCATCATCCTATAGTACTTGGCTGTAGTTGGAAGATCGTGATGTCTACTCTACTTGTCACGACTTGTTTTCGCTTTCCATCCAGCTCTTTATGCGTTGGCCCATCAGTCTCAGGGCCATTTCCTTGCCTGCAACCTCGCCTGGAGGTATGTATTCCACATGTACACCAGGAACTAGCCTTGCTTGGTTAGCTAGCCTCTTGTCGCCAGTAAAGAAGAGTACACCTTTTCTATATTGGTTAGTCAGTTTCTCCAGCAGTTTTAGTATATCGTAGTCGTCTCTAGCGGGTTGTCTATATACTCTATCGCTAACCCTAAGTGGCTCTGTGATTCCCCTGCCTAGTATCTCGTGAAACTCTATAGATGGTGACGTTATTTCGCGGGCGAGTATGTCGGCGAATCCTTTATACATCTGATCAAATACCACAGCGTACTCTGCCTTGCCGCTAGCCCCCTTTAGCTGGATGATCTCATTCTCTTGTTTAGGGGCTTGACTCTTGAGGGTCTTGGTGGCATGGTGTTTTAGAATCCTTTGTAGATCTCTAACCTCTTCGTTTGAGAGAGCTAGTATCCTAGCGGCCTTGTATACTTGCGCATTTGAGCTGCACTTGGAGGCTATAAGGAGTATAGCTTCTCCGAAACTTGCCGCCTCGTAGAGTCTATCTTCGCATGCAACTATGTATACTCGTTTCTCCGCTTGGTCTGGCATTTCTTTGCAACCCAGCGATTCCGGCGGCGTATAGCTCCCCTATATGCTGCTTTCAGGAGGGGTATTATCAACGATCTACCTTACTACCATAACTGATGTGGCAGAGTTTACTACTATGGATAGCGCAACGCTTCCTATCATTAGGTCTTCGTTGGCTGTACTTCCTCGCGCACCCAGTACAATGAGATCGTAGCCACCCTCTACTACCTCAGATAAGATCTCGCTAGCAATGCTGCTGGCATGAGGCTTGTACTCGCGTGTCTTAATTGTGACATTTAGGCCTCTTCCTTCTATGCGTTTGCGTATTGCATTCTCAATCGGTTTTGGGTCCTCGCCTGGAGCGTGAACGTGAAGCACTGTGACTCTCGAACCGTAACGCTGGGCAAAGTCTAGCGCTATGTCTAGTGCTCGGAGACTGGATTCGGAGCCATCGACGGGGACTAGTATTCGTCGGAAGAGGAAACTAATCCTATATGTTGGCTCGAACTTCATATCCATAGCAGCTGTCATGTATCGACACCTGCGTGTCCAGTAAACTCGCTGTGCTAGGCATGTAGGTAAATGTTGTAAAATATCCAAGTTTATGCATTTTTCTACTATGGTGGGTCGGTTGTACCATTGTGTTTTCAGGGTATACGTCCATGCATTATGCCAAGAGTTTCGTCTGTTATACGTATAGTCTCCTCTGCGGATTTTGCAGCCTCCATGACAGCTCTTATTGCGTCAATGTTCTCTGGCACGACTATGGATTCTTGGTGCACTGCTTGCATCCACATAACTTCTCTGCCTAGTACAGCAATACTATCTAGCCATATCACGAGTTCTGGTATATCATAACGTTTCCTTCCAAGATCACGTGCATACTCGACGAGGTCAGCGGTACTTGTTAATCCAAGGCTAGCATCGGCGAGCAATATTCTTGGTGTTTGCTCGAACGTCGCAACTATGTCCTCCCTACTTACTTGATCCTCTAGCTCAGCAAATACTATGTGCACGTGCATTAATGTTGTAGGTACCACTACGGCGGTGGTCACTATATCAAGTGTGGGGAGTACAGTCTTAACATCTAATGCATGGTGGCTGGGAAGCTTAACAGGGTTGGGTACAATAGCGTTTACGGGGCCACGCTTCACCTCCTTTGGGTCAGAAGCTCTCCGCACCATAGTGGCGCGAACCTTCTTTATCTTAGCAATCCTTGACAAGCTGCATATACTCCTTAGGAGGCCCGTCGTGTTGCATGAAACTACACGTACACTCCTCTTGCCGAGAGCCTCCTCGTAGTTGCAAAGCGTATTGAACGACACCTCTGCTACTTCGGGCTTTTCGCCGCCCTGAAATATCGCCTTTACGCCAAAGCGTTCGTAGAGAGGTTTATACTCCTTGCCTACGCCGCCTGGCGTAGCATCAACGACAACATCCACTTTCTCTAGAAGATCCTCAAGTGAACCTTCTACGGGGATGTTCTTCTCACGGAAAGCATCCAGCCGATCGCTAAGGGTATAGAGTGGTATTCCACTTGACACAGCGTGCTTTGCCACGTAGTCTGGCTTAGTCTTTACAACACCGACTAGCTCCATATCAGGCTGCTTAAGTATGGCTTCGGCTACACGTTTGCCTATAGTGCCAAACCCATTAACTGCTACACGAATGCGTGCCATATCGACATCCCTCCCGGACAATTTTCTATGTCAAGCATGTGATTCTAATGAGTATCCCACGTTGCAGGGTCTGAGGCCTGCTGGTAAAATAAAGAGGGATAGGCTAGCCTATCAATTGTGGGAAGAACTTCTCGGCGGATTTCGCTAGTGCTGTTAATCCTGGCAGATCTTCTCCAGCTAGGAACAGTAGGAGTGCTCCACCACCAGTACTCACATGTAGGTTGGGGCGTCCAGCTAGCCCTAGCTCGGCTATAATGCTATTCAAGTGGCCTCCGCCAACTATCACGTAAGCGTTACTTTCTACAGCGGCGCGGACTAGCTCTCTGCTGCCTTCGCGGAACCGTGGATCCTCTATCACGCCCGCGGGTCCTCTCATAACGATGAGTCTAGCTTCTTTCATGATTTCGGTGTACATCTTAACTGTCTGTGGACCAATATCCTTGATTACGCCCTTTATGTTCCCTATGGTCTCAACTTCTACGTGGTCGTCGACGAGCGTCCTGAAGTCCACGGGTGTCTCAAGGGGGAGGCCTCGTAGCAGAAGACGTCTAGCGCGCGGTAGTAGAGATAGTAAGCCCTTGGCTTCTAGTACGCGAAGGTTAGCTTCGCCTATATTGATCCCTTTGGCTACCATGAATAGCTCTGCTACAAGGCCAGTGGCTAGTATCCTATCAACAGCGCCGTTGTTGTGGAGATGCTCAAGTATACGGATAGTATCGTGTACTTTTCCGCCTCCTAGTACGAATACTCGTGGTCTTTCTTCGGGGTTGTAGAGCTTCGAAAGAGCTGTCAGCTCCTTTTCCATTACTCGGCCAGCTGCTGAAGGTAGCTTAACAGGGAACCCGACGATGCTGGGTTGACTTCTATGTGCAGTTGCGAACGCGTCGTTCACGTAGTAGTTGAAGAGTGGTGCTAGCCTTGTGACGAATATGCTTTCAGCGTGTTTTTCTGGCGTGGCCTCTATTATCTCCTCAGAGACCAGTCGTGTATTGTCTAGCAAGAGTATGTCTCCCGGCTGAAGGCTCTTGATAGCCTCGCGGGCGGCAGGGCCTATTACGTCGTCGATGAAGCGGACTTGTAGGCCGGTGTGCTTCTCTAGGAGTCTTGCATGCTTGTCCAAGCTTACGAAATCGCTGTCACCGGGTCTCCCCTGATGCGACATGACTACTACAGCAGCACCTCTCTCTACGAGTTCGCGCACAGTTGCCGAGTGTGCTCTTATGCGGCTATCATCGAGGATATCTCCAGTCTTAGGGTCTATAGGGCTGTTGATGTCTATTCTAAGTAGTATCTTAGAGCCCTTAATGCCAAAATATTTGTCAAGATCATCAATTGTTGGTATGACGTGTTTATTGCGTAAGCTGCACGGCAATAAGACTCCCGGGTGCTAGGATGCAGTAACGGGGCAGGAAGGTAATAAGGGAAAATGCCCGCACAGTCTAGGAAACCAGGGCGCTGAGGAAATACCCCGGGATCGAGCCGAGGAGTCCCTACTGGTGACGAAGTGGTCCTTCGCCGAGCCCCTCTTACTCTCCACCGATGGCAGCCATACTATCTCCGCTAGCCTGCTTCATACGCTCTGCAAGAAGTGCCATGACTCTATTGTGTAGCTCTAGCAGCATCTTCTTACGGTCCTCCATCAATACTATGTCGCTGTAGCCGCGTACCACTATATGATGTGCAAATGGGCTTGGCACGTTAGTAGGGCCAAAGAAGCTAACACTAACCTCTCCGGAATGTATCCACTCTAGCACAAGCTTAGCATTCTCTATGTCCATGTAATCCTCTAGTATCTCTCGATAGGCTTCCTTTAGCAGTGGGAAGCCTGGTATACGCTCCACAGCCTCGAGCAGTGCCTGGGCATTTAACTGGAGAGTGTGCGGATCACGGGTTCGGCTACGGTAACGGCGTAGAAGCATGAAGCCTCGCTCGGCGCAATGCCTAAACCGCCTCTTTAGCAGCTCAGTATTTCGGAGAACTCTCCTCAGAATGTCCTCAATATTGTCTGGCTTCACGCTATAAACGAGCCGGCTTAGGTCTATATCATTGCGTATGCCTGGCACAGTGAGCATGAATGCGTTATCGGTCACAGTTATCCTTACATTAGAGCCAGCCATGGTTGATAACTTGTACGCATAGGCTCTCGAGAGTGCATCATTCACTCTCCTGCCAAACAACGTGTGGAATATGATTGACGTGGTCTCCTCCTCGGTGTCCTGGTACAGTTCTACGAGTACCAGCTTATCGCTGGGCACGAGGCCTCCAGTGAAAAGGAACTGCTCAAGCACGTAGTCGTAGATGTTCTCTGCAGCGTGGTGTTCGAGATTATACTGTGAGGCAATTATATCTACTACTTTGCTCTTTGGTAGGTTTTGACGTATCATTTCTGCTATCCATCTGCGGAACGCTCCGACTAGCAATGCTGAGTCAAATGCTAAAGGTAGCATCTCAGAGAACCAGCTAGGCACAGTCGGTCTCTGACCCTCGGCAGGCCTTACATAAACCTTCATGCCCTCTGAACGTACAAACTCATAGGTTCTACCGCCCAGGACGAATATGTCACCGGGTCCTAGTATCTGTACAAAGGCCTCCTCGAGGTCGCCCACGTATCTACCGTCGAGTGTGTATACACGTATCTTGACCTCATCAGGTATAGTGCCGCTATTTAGATAGTATATCATACGTGAACCGCGACGCCTACCGAAGACTCTCTCGTTTTCATCAAGCCAGATCTTCGCGTAGACTCGGTGCTCCTCGAGCCCATACCTGCCTGCTAGGAACCGGAGTACCGACATAAAGTCGTCGAAGGACAATGTGTGGAATGTATAACTCCGCTTTACAAGCCTATAAGCCTCCTCTATGCTCCACTTCTTCTCTATAGCCATACCGACTATATGTTGGGCTAGTACATCAAGAGGATTGCGTGGAATGTGAACGCGGTCAATCTTCCTCTCCATCCCAGCTTTTGCAAGGACAGTACACTCTACAAGGTCGTCTCTATCAACTACTATTATACGGCCCTTACTCACCTGGCGAATATGATGCCCTGCTCTACCTATCCTCTGCAGCATACGTGAGACGCTCTTAGGACTGCTAAGCAAGACTACTAGGTCAATATAACCTATATCTATGCCGAGCTCGAGGCTAGTAGAAGATACGACGACTTTCAGCTCACCACGTTTCAGCTTCTCCTCGACCGCGAGCCTCACGTCGCGGCTAAGACTGCTGTGATGGGCCTCTATCTCGTCCATATCAGCTATTCCTTCCTCCTTAAGTATCTTCTTCAGCTTGTAGACAACTCTCTCGGTCGCGCTGCGAGTGTTGGTAAATATCAACGTGGTGCGATGCTCGCGGATAAGCTTGGCTAGAAGCTTGTAAATAGCTTCATTGACGACCTCTGCTGGTGTATGTATCAGATCCTTTACTGGACATAGTACCCTAATATCCACGGGTTTCGCGAACCTGGCATCGACTATCATGCATTTACGAGGTTCGCCGTTATCGTTAAAGCCTACAAGAAACTTGGCAACTTCTTCAAGAGGCGCTATTGTAGCTGAAAGTCCTATACGCTGAAGACTACCCCCTACAAGGTAGTCGAGCCTCTCAATAGATAAGCTTAGATGAGAGCCACGCTTGCTCGATGCCAGTTCATGGATTTCATCTATTATTATCCACCTAGTCGTGGCAAGTCTTTCGCGGAACTTTGGTGCAGCTAACGATATTGCAAGGCTCTCCGGTGTCGTTATCAGTATGTGAGGCGGATTACGAGTCATCTTCTGCTTCTCTGAGGGAGGTGTATCGCTTGTACGGACTGCTACCCTTATCTCAGGGAGTGTGAGCCCCATCTCTTTTGCAGTCTTTCTTATACCTTCCAAGGGTTGGAGGAGGTTGCGCCACATATCATTATTGAGGGCTCGGAGAGGAGAGACGTAGACAGCGTATATCTGGTTCTCTAGCCTGCCCTCCTCGGCAAGCTTAAACAGCTCATCTATTATCCCAAGGAATACTGCGAGGGTTTTACCCGTCCCGGTTGGCGAGGAAACAAGTACATTGTACCCTTTCTTTATCAATGGTATTGCACAGCGTTGTGGGAGCGTAAAGCTGCCATACCTCTGGCGGAACCATTTAGCTACGTAGGGGCGTAGTAGATTGTAGACCTCCTCGTCGCCTGGACAGTTGCTAACTCGTGTAATTGTCAATACCCGTTACACCCGTTCCCGTCGCTGCACCTACTGGCTCCTAGCCCCAAGGGTAGTACGGGGGTAGTACACCCCTAGGGCTTAATTTTGAGACTGTATGCTCCTCCTATAGCATACGGTCTGGGGGATAGATTGCCTCAAACAGTCATAGTGACGTTTAAGGCGCCAGCGGAACTAGTGGAGAGGTTAGATGAACTCGTCCGTACCGGCGTGTTTAGGAACCGTAGTGAGGCACTACGCCACGCTCTAGTGATACTGATTAACCGTTACCGGGGTGAGGCTTTTGCCAGCGAAGTTCTCGGAGGAGGAAATAAAGACGCTCTACAAGCTACGTGAGCTAATAGTGAGGTTTAGCTCGGACGAAATAAAAGTATTCAGCTATGTATGGGACAATATATCCGTGGGCGAGATAATATTTGAACGTGACCTAAACCAGATATATGGGGTCCGGAAACCCATCCTAGTAGCAGTATCGCTTAGAGAGAAGGGGGTAATCGAGCGTGGTGAGGGCTGCTATAACCTAGCACGGTGGCTCCGTCCACTGAGAAAGAAGATAGGCAATTTCCAGGACCTCCGCCTTATACTAGACCGGCTACCCTAACCACGGCAGGCTCTATGAACCTAACTCCTCTGGGCTTGTGCTGTGCAATTAACCAAAGCTGTGCACTTGTTTGAGGGGTAGCAAAGCATGAGTATTGTTAACGAGTTATACCGGATTAAGCAACGTGACTTCAGCGAAAAACTAAGGGAGCTAACAGATCCCCGGATAATCTATGTCACCGACTTGGTTTCGTGTAGCCATAAGCGTAGTATGAGACTCTCATTCCCCCTCCTAAGCTTCAAGTTCGAGCCACCGCTAGTACTCGGCGATCTTGTACATGCGGGTCTAGGTTCCCTGCTTGCAGAAAACGGGTGGGAGGCAGAGGTACAGATAGAGAAGAGCTACATTATCGATGGGAAGGAGTACATACTTAAAGGGCGTGCAGACCTAGTAAGGCGTGGTAAAAATGGTAAGCCGGAGATAGTAGTCGAGATAAAGACTAGCCGCGATCTCCCAGAAAATAATCCGCGTGAGCATCACGTAATGCAGCTGCGAATCTACATGCAGCTGCTCGGTGCTAACCGTGGATATCTTCTATATGTGACGCCTGAGAGACTTGTAGAATTCGAGATAGAGCCGGCAGAGATGGATATAGAGGGGTTGATCAGGGAGACGATATACGATCTTCAGACGCCGCGCTACGAGTGGGAGTGTCGGTACTGCAGCTTTAGGAAGATATGCCCCTATGCAAGAACAAACAAACGAACACCATAGCGATATTATTCCCGGGAATGGTGGTTGAAGACAATGCCGTTTCAGAAGCTGCGAGGAGACCTACATATACATAGTACTTTTAGCGATGGACGTAATAGTCCTGAAGAGATACTGTTAAAGGCGCTTGAGAAAGAACTAGATGTGATATCTATTACAGATCACGATACCTTTTCGGGTTCAATTAGGGCTCTAAAAGCTGTCAAAAGCATGCAGCTCGATATAGTGGTTATTATCGGTGCTGAGATACGTACAACTGCGGGGGATATACTAGTATATTGCAGTGATGTACCTCTTGAGGTGGTTCCACGCGATCCCTTAGAACTGGCGGATACAGCTCACGAGCACGGCTGTATAGTTGCTCCAGCGCACCCGTTCGATACGAGGAGGAAGGGTATAGGCAGGCTAGTATACGATGGAAAGTGGGACGCAATAGAGGTTTACAATGCCTATAGTGACCCTTTATCTAACCGTCGGGCTGAGCAAGTAGCACGTGAACTAGGAGTCCCAGGCCTAGCTAATAGTGACGCGCATGTGGCAGACGCTATTGGCGCTGCTTACAACATCATAGAGGTCAGTAGTAGAGATGATGAAGCTGTGCTCAAGGCGATAAAGGATGGAAGAGTAACGCCGATCCACGGAAGACCAAGCTTCTCTGCCGTAGCATCAACGCTAGCATGGAGCATTGAACGTAGGATAAGGAGGAGAAAGGGACCTAGCAGGCTAGACTACATAGAAGAAGAGGGCTATGGCGAGCCGGAGTTTTAGAACTCAGGAGGCTCAACGTACTCGAGTACTCTATCCCTCGCCTTCTCGAGCCTCTTCTGGTGTTCTTCTAGGAACTTTGCGAGCAGCTCGGCAGCATACTGCTTATCGGGGCCGCAGAGTAGGCTTCCCTGCTTACACTCGTTGTAAATCCTAACTAACTCTCTATCATCCCGTAGCAGATGGTAGACATAGAACTCGTATATCGTACACTTCTCGGGGATTCCTCCCAGCCTACGCTGCTCCTCGACAGTAGCTCTTCCGCCAGTTAATGCACGCTTAAGCTTGCGAACAGCAACATCTACCGGGTCTGTTAGGAATATCGTATAGTCTGGCCTAGAGCTACTCATCTTGTTCCCGTCAAGACCGGTCTGGAACCTGTGATAGGTGGACGCTGGCCTCCTTAGCCCTAGCTCGTTCTCAAACCGGTCTGCTATGTCACGTGTGAACCTAATATGAGGGTCTTGGTCGGCTCCGACAGGTACTAGTACGTACTTGAATCCACCGAAGTACTCTAGTTGTGGATGCAGTATATCGGCTGCCTGTGTTAGTGCTGCTACGACTTTACCTGGCTCTAGATCACCATAGATAGCTTCCATTTCAGCCATTGTTATCTTGCGTGAGAACATCTGTATCAATCGGTAGTATGGCTTCTCATAGTTAGTCTGGAAGTATATATGGGTATGTTTGTTCTTCTCAAGTCCTAGCGCTATGAGATTAGCCACATACTCGTACAGTCCTATTTCTATTACTTTCTTCCGGTCTAGCTTCCGGACAGCATATGCTTCCGCATCAGCTATCACTATGAATACCTCGAAGCCCAGCTTCTGGTAGTAGATTATCTGGTCGGCCACCATCTTGTGGCCAAAGTGGAACTTACCACTTGGCATAAAGCCCGTTACGAGCGCTATACGCTCTCCAGACTTATACGCGTCGAGGATGGTTTCGTAGTCTCTGTGTCCAAAGATAACGCCACGCTTCATAAGATGTAGGGGCTCACCGAATACCTGGCTTACACGTGGTAGAAGCTCCTGGAACGGCTTTATACCGAAGTAGCGGAACAATTTGTCATACTCTAGCTTGACTGCCGAAGCCCACGGGTCTAGCTTGTAAGACTTCTCTCCCTCCACAATAACTCCCACCCAGGAGGCTTCGCAACTGCCAGCATTACTCCGGCGGCAAACTGCATATAGGGCTTTATTATTAAAGCATAATGGTGTTTCTAGGCTCTCTCAAGAACTCTCGTCAAGGTGACTGGATTGTGGTCGATGTAATCGAGTTTAACGACGTATGGGATGCTGTGGACAAGATTGCTGACAGACTACCCTTCGTAAGCGGGAAGCTTAGAAGCCTTGTTGAGGAGCGCGTAGGGATAAAGAAGCTTGAGATACAAGCAAGCTCTCCTGACCCGGTATACGCGGTGGATTCTGCTTTTCCTAGCTCACCGTTAGACCTTGTGGGTATGTCAATGAGTATTATAGCAGTAGCGGTAGTCATGTATTCTCACGGCAAGACTAATGTTAAACGCTCTAGGAAAATGCTGGTAGAATTCCTTGGAGAATTAGACCAGGACTATGTGGCAGCGTTGGCAAGAATAGAAGAGCGTAGGCATGCATTAAGTGTGGTCGACAATGCTGAGATGCTAGTGATTGACGGAGAGATACTGCCGCGACGTGGCAGCTCAGATCTCTGGCCTAGTGTAGAGCAGCTTAGCATTATGCTGGTAAAGGAGGCTATACGCAGAGGTATACCCTTGGTTGGTGTACTTAAGCGGAGTTACTCCAGGCACATAGCCAACATCATTAATGTGTCACTGAGCGACAAAGCTATTGCATCACTCGTGCTTCGGCGTGGAGAATACATTGAGGTAAAACATAATCAAGGGCAACTGGCCAAGCTAGGCTGTAAGATAGTCTTCTACAAGCCTCTACGCGGGCTAGCCGAGGCAGTAAAACTAGAGATCTGCAGCAGAGCGGTGCCAGTCGAAGATGTAGTCGCTGTCCTAGCTAGAGAAGCCGGCCCAACTGGACTCCCATGGCTAATAGACCTAGTTGACTCCATAGTGAAGAAAGAGGTTGTTCACATAAATGCTGTGCATGGTCTGCTTCTTGCCAGGCTAGCCCGTGCCAGGAGGCATAGCCTCGTATACCATGCTAACCCTCAGGAGAAGAGTCGTACCAGGCTTCTATGAGGATGCATATCGTTAGGACAGTGGAGGTGAATATGGGCGTGTTTGCCCCCGACCCCCAGCCGTGCGGGTCCGCCGCTCATCCCCGAGGAGGGCTACTAGCCCCCTTCGGGGCTGTTGCGGCGGCAAGCTCCGCCGGGACAGCCAGGACTATGTATACCCGGCGGGCTCGTATAAGCTTCGCCGCCTAGAGTGCTAGACGTCTTCTATATTGCTCGGCGCTATACAGCCGGTCAGAAAAGCGTAGTCGATAGCTGACTTAGCCACGGTGGCCGCAACTCTATGCACCTCAGGGCTCCACGTGCTATGCATTATACAATCATAGGACGATAAGACTGTGTATACAAGCTGTCGAATTCTAGTGCAGGGTG
The window above is part of the Pyrodictium delaneyi genome. Proteins encoded here:
- a CDS encoding tryptophan--tRNA ligase, with the translated sequence MEGEKSYKLDPWASAVKLEYDKLFRYFGIKPFQELLPRVSQVFGEPLHLMKRGVIFGHRDYETILDAYKSGERIALVTGFMPSGKFHFGHKMVADQIIYYQKLGFEVFIVIADAEAYAVRKLDRKKVIEIGLYEYVANLIALGLEKNKHTHIYFQTNYEKPYYRLIQMFSRKITMAEMEAIYGDLEPGKVVAALTQAADILHPQLEYFGGFKYVLVPVGADQDPHIRFTRDIADRFENELGLRRPASTYHRFQTGLDGNKMSSSRPDYTIFLTDPVDVAVRKLKRALTGGRATVEEQRRLGGIPEKCTIYEFYVYHLLRDDRELVRIYNECKQGSLLCGPDKQYAAELLAKFLEEHQKRLEKARDRVLEYVEPPEF
- a CDS encoding DNA double-strand break repair nuclease NurA → MVDVIEFNDVWDAVDKIADRLPFVSGKLRSLVEERVGIKKLEIQASSPDPVYAVDSAFPSSPLDLVGMSMSIIAVAVVMYSHGKTNVKRSRKMLVEFLGELDQDYVAALARIEERRHALSVVDNAEMLVIDGEILPRRGSSDLWPSVEQLSIMLVKEAIRRGIPLVGVLKRSYSRHIANIINVSLSDKAIASLVLRRGEYIEVKHNQGQLAKLGCKIVFYKPLRGLAEAVKLEICSRAVPVEDVVAVLAREAGPTGLPWLIDLVDSIVKKEVVHINAVHGLLLARLARARRHSLVYHANPQEKSRTRLL
- a CDS encoding CehA/McbA family metallohydrolase codes for the protein MPFQKLRGDLHIHSTFSDGRNSPEEILLKALEKELDVISITDHDTFSGSIRALKAVKSMQLDIVVIIGAEIRTTAGDILVYCSDVPLEVVPRDPLELADTAHEHGCIVAPAHPFDTRRKGIGRLVYDGKWDAIEVYNAYSDPLSNRRAEQVARELGVPGLANSDAHVADAIGAAYNIIEVSSRDDEAVLKAIKDGRVTPIHGRPSFSAVASTLAWSIERRIRRRKGPSRLDYIEEEGYGEPEF